From the Agromyces laixinhei genome, the window CGAGCCCGGCAGCGACGAGGGAGGACGAGCGTGAATGAGATCCACCCGACCGCGTTGATCGAGGGTGACGTGACGATCGGCGCCGACAATGTCATCGGTCCACACGTGGTGATCACCGGCCCGGTCGAGATCGGCTCCGGCAACTGGATCGGTGCAGGCGTCGTCATCGGCGCCCCGCCCGAGGTTCGTACCTGGCCGCACCCCACGCCCGGCGCCCCATCGGTAGCCGGCGGGGTCGTGATCGGCGATCGCAACGTGATCCGCGAATACGCGCAGATCCACCAGGGCTGGAAGGCGAAGACGGTGATCGGCGACGAGGCCTTCATCATGAACCAGTGCTACATCGCCCACGACTGCTCGCTCGGAAGCGGTGTCACGATGGCCTCGAGTGTGTTGCTCGCGGGGCATGTGCAGCTCGATGACGGCGTGAACCTCGGGCTCGGCACGACAGTCCACCAGTTCCGGACGATCGGGCGAGGTTCGATGGTCGGCATGTCCTCGGTCGTGACGCGTGACCTGCCGCCGTATGCGAAGGCGTTCGGCAGCCCCGCGACCGTTCGCGGGGCCAACGTCATCGGCATGGAGCGTTCCGGGGTCGACGGCGGACTCGTCGCCCGCATCTCCGCGTTGTACGACGGCACCGAGACCGACCCGTCCGGCATCGCGGATGACCGGATCCGGGAGCAGATCACCGCATGGATGGAGGGAGGCGCTCGCGCATGACGGGCAGCGAGCGCGCATCGCCGACCATCTCGGTCGCACTCGGCACGCACAACGGCGCCGTCTTCCTGACCGAGCAACTCGAGAGCATCCTGGCTCAGTCACGCCCGGTCGACGAGATCGTCATCTCCGATGACGCCTCGACCGACGGGACCCTCGAACTCGCGAAGCGCGTGATCGCCGCTCGGGGCGCGGGCGGTCCGGCACCCGCACTCGTCGCGCTCAGCAATCCGACCGCGCTGGGAGTGACGGCGAACTTCGAGCGGGCGCTGCGAGCGGCGAGCGGCGATCTCGTCGTCCTCTGCGATCAGGATGACATCTGGCACGTCGATCGCATCGCGATCGCGGTCGAGCACTTCCTCGAACGGCCTGAACTCGACCTCGTGCACGCCGATGCCCGCCTCGTCGACGGCGACGGTGCACCGCTCGGGTCCACGCTCTTCGAGACGTTGTACGTGAGCGACACCGAGCTCGCGGCGGAACGGGACGGACGGGCGTTCGAGGTGCTGATGCGGCGCAATGTGGTGACCGGGGCGACGACGATGCTCACCGCGAGACTCGTGGCACGTGCCCAACCGTTCCCCGACTCCTGGGTGCACGACGAGTGGCTTGCGATGATCGCGGCGATCGGCGGAGGAGTCGTGGCCGTCGAACGGCCGCTCATCGACTACCGGCAGCATGGCGGAAATCAGATCGGCGCGGAATCACTCGGGATCGCCGGCAAGCTCGGTCGGCTCCGAACTCCTCGCACTGCACGCAACGCGCGGCTTCTCGCGCGCGCCGGGGACCTCGCGCAGCGGATGCGGACGATCCAGCCGCGCCCATCCGATGAGCGGCTTGCGGCGGTCAGCGAGAAGCTCGCCCACGAACGGGTGCGGCATGCGTATCCGGCAGCAAGATTGCGGCGCATCCCGCCCGTGTTGCGAGAGGTGCGCACCGGCCGCTACCGGCGTTTCGGCCTCGGCGTGCAAGACGTGGTTCGCGACCTCGTGCAACCGGTCTGAGGCCGTTCCGGCTCAGCCGGCCCGTCACTCCTGCGGCACCGGCGGCCGCCCCGCCGCGAGGGCGTCGCGCCAACTCATGTCGCGTGCCGCCTTCACCGCGCAGACCACGAGCAGCATCCATCCGCCTTCGACGAGTGCGAAACTCTCGGCGAACGAGGTCACGGCGATCGCGACGAGCATGAGCGCCGGCCAGACGTAGACGACGCTCCGCCGCGTGGAGGCGAGCAGCCACGCCCGCACGAGGGCGACGCCGATGAGCGCGATGAAGAGCAGCGCGCCGATCACCCCGACCTGGAAGTACACGTCGATGAAGGCGTTCAGGGCGGAGCCGTGCTCCCGGCCCGTGGCGATCTCGATCCACGTGTATGGCGCGGAGTCGGGCCATGGCCCGACCCAGCCCCAGCCCTGGAGCGGGTTCAGGTTGAGGTACCGCGAGAGTTCACGCCAGACGTCGAGGCGTACGTCGAACTCGCTGCGCACGTCGAGCAGTTCGATGATGCGGAGCCGGAAGATCCAGGCGGCCGCGATGGCGACGATGCCGCTGACGAGGAGCGTGACCTGCCAACGCCAACTCGTCGACGCCGACGCCCTCCGAAGCCCGTACAGCGCACCGAGCGCCGCGAGCGCGGCACCGAGCGCGAACCAGGTCGTGGGTGAACCCGAGAGCATGAGGCAGAGTCCGGCAAGCACGAGCGAGGCGACGGCGCGGGTGCGCGACACGATCTTCATGCGCCATTCGACGAGGAAGGTGAGCAGCGCGATGAGGGCGACGAAACCGAGCATGTTGCGCGAGCCGAAGATGCCCTGGATCGGGCCGAGCGACGCGATGTCGCCCTGGATTCCGAGCACGTGGATGGGCACGTCGAGGATGATGCCGGAGAGCACTTCGAGCACGATCGAGGCGCCGAGGAGCGCCCGCATGACGTCGCCGAAGGCGCGCACGATCTGGATGGTGTCGCGCATGAGCGCGACGTAGATGCCGACGAAGGCGAAGGCGACGAGGTATCCGAGCCGGGCGAGCGAAGCCAGCGGGGGCAGGTTGCTCCAGATCACGGATGCCGCGCACCAGCCGATGAACACCAGGATCGTCAGCGGCAGGATGCCGTACCACTCGACCGCCCGCCAGCGCGCCACGAGCGAGGCCGCGCACAGCACGACCAGAGCGGAGAGGGCGGCGAGGAGCCCTGGGGCGCCGATGACACTGCGGATCGCGTGCGCCCCGAACGCGAGGCCGACGGCGAGCAGCGTCAGCGCCTGGGCGAACCTCGCCGAGCCGGCGAATTCGCGAAGCGCGGTCGGGATCCGTGACGGATCAGGGGTGGGCGTCATCGCTCGTCGAGCGTGTCGAACGGGCGGGTGGTGCCGTCGGCGGGCGCGGGGAGCGCCACGCGCGCAGGAAGCGGCACGGGATCCGCCGGAAGCGGTTCATGCTCCCACTGGCGCCACTTGGTCGACCAGGCGACCGCGATGAGCAGCATCCACCCGCTCTCGACCAGGATCCGGCTCTCGGCGAGGCCCTGGCCGATGAGCGCCACGACCAGCAGCAGCGGCACGAAGGCGGCGGCCGAGTGGGGGAGCGGCTGCCCCGCGGCATCCATCGGCCGATCGACGGCGAGGAACCACGAGCGCCACAGCGCACCGATCACGATCGAGGCGAACGCGAGCAGGCCGATGACACCGAGCTGCATCCACACGTCGAGCCAGGCGTTGTGCGCCTGCAGGTATGTGACGCCCTTGCGCACGGCGAGGTCGTCGAAGGGCTCGACCCACGGCACCCAGTAGCCGACCCAGCCCCAGCCGAACCACGGCCGCTCGGCGGCGAGCCCGATCACCGAGTTCCAGATGTCGAATCGGCCGGTGAGGTCTTCGCTCTTGCCGAGCGCACCGAGCAGCCGGCCCCAGAAGACCGCGACCAGGGCGACGGATGCCGCGAGCGACGCCGCTGCCGTCCAGTACACCCTCGCGCGCCGGTCGGGGCCGACCCTGCGTGCCCACAGCGCGAACGCGAACGCGACGACGACGATCACGCCGACGAGCAGCACGGTGGCCGAGCGGGTCAGCGCCATGACGCCGCCGGCGACCACGATCCACGCGATGCCGGGGAAGCGTCGCACGCTGCCTGCCGCGAGCCGTGCACCGAAGACGATGAGGGCGAGCAGGGCGATCATGCCGAGGAGATTGCGGTTGGCGACGATGCCCTCGATCGGACCGCCGTCGAACAGCAGCCCGCGCGACCAGTAGAAGGCCATCGGCAGCTGCTCACCGGTCACCTCGAAGTCGGGGAAGTTCGGCAGCACCGGGCCGCCGACGAAGATCGCGACCCAGAGTTCGAACGCGAGTGAGAGACCGAGCACCCACTTGAGCGCGGCGCCGAGGCGGCGGACGAACTGCGTCCAGCTCAGGCACAGCACGAGCGAGACGGCGGTGAGGGTCGTCGCGAGCGTGATCGCCACGCCGAGCGCGGATGCCCCGGGGTAGAACGACCAGGCGATCGAGAGCGTCGCGAGCAGCACGAAGACGAGGGTCGATTTGGGCACCCGACGCCAGATCCACTTCGGGCGCACCTGCACGAGCAGTACGACGGCGCCGATCAGCACGAGGCCGGCGACGATGCCGAAGCCCCACCAGCCGAGGAGATTCCGCCAGAACTGGCCGGCAAGCAGGGTGAACACGGCGAACGTCGCGTACGCCGTGATCCAGCGTCGATCGGTGCCCATGGGCTACAGGCTATCGCGGGCTCGATCGGTTGCCTGTGGAGGGTGCGACGGCCGGTCCTTGGTAGCTTGGACGCATCCGACCGAGAGGACCCCTCACGCATGTTCGTGGCGATCGGCAATACCCCGCGTGATTACGCGTGGGGCTCGACCACCGCGATCGCGGAGTTCCGCGGCACCGCGGCCCCCGGCGGCCCCGAGGCCGAACTCTGGCTCGGAGCGCACCCGGGGTCGCCCGCGCGGGTGCTCGACGAGGCATCCGTCGGCCATGCCGATCTCGCCGCCTGGATCGCGGCCGCTCCCGAGCGGGCGCTCGGCGCCGAGCTCGCCGCGCACGGTGCGCGGCTCCCGTACCTCTTGAAGCTGCTCGCGGCGGCCGCGCCGCTGTCGTTGCAGGCGCACCCCACGCCCGAGCAGGCCCGGGCCGGATTCGCCCGTGAAGAAGCCGACGGGGTGCCGATCACGGCGTATGACCGCAATTACCGCGACGAGTTCCACAAACCCGAGATCGTCGTCGCCGTGAGCGACACCTTCGACGCGCTCTCGGGGTTCCGCCCCCTCGAAGAGGTGCGGGGCGTCCTCGAGGTGTTGCGGGCTGCGGATGCTGCGGCGCCCGAGTCCGACCCCGGCGCGCTCGATCTGCTCGAGTCGCGCCTGTCGGGTGTGCACGCGCTCCGCGACACGGTCGAGTGGCTCCTGCGCGACGGCCGCGGCGGCGACACCGGCGAGGCG encodes:
- a CDS encoding O-antigen ligase family protein: MTPTPDPSRIPTALREFAGSARFAQALTLLAVGLAFGAHAIRSVIGAPGLLAALSALVVLCAASLVARWRAVEWYGILPLTILVFIGWCAASVIWSNLPPLASLARLGYLVAFAFVGIYVALMRDTIQIVRAFGDVMRALLGASIVLEVLSGIILDVPIHVLGIQGDIASLGPIQGIFGSRNMLGFVALIALLTFLVEWRMKIVSRTRAVASLVLAGLCLMLSGSPTTWFALGAALAALGALYGLRRASASTSWRWQVTLLVSGIVAIAAAWIFRLRIIELLDVRSEFDVRLDVWRELSRYLNLNPLQGWGWVGPWPDSAPYTWIEIATGREHGSALNAFIDVYFQVGVIGALLFIALIGVALVRAWLLASTRRSVVYVWPALMLVAIAVTSFAESFALVEGGWMLLVVCAVKAARDMSWRDALAAGRPPVPQE
- a CDS encoding O-antigen ligase family protein; the encoded protein is MGTDRRWITAYATFAVFTLLAGQFWRNLLGWWGFGIVAGLVLIGAVVLLVQVRPKWIWRRVPKSTLVFVLLATLSIAWSFYPGASALGVAITLATTLTAVSLVLCLSWTQFVRRLGAALKWVLGLSLAFELWVAIFVGGPVLPNFPDFEVTGEQLPMAFYWSRGLLFDGGPIEGIVANRNLLGMIALLALIVFGARLAAGSVRRFPGIAWIVVAGGVMALTRSATVLLVGVIVVVAFAFALWARRVGPDRRARVYWTAAASLAASVALVAVFWGRLLGALGKSEDLTGRFDIWNSVIGLAAERPWFGWGWVGYWVPWVEPFDDLAVRKGVTYLQAHNAWLDVWMQLGVIGLLAFASIVIGALWRSWFLAVDRPMDAAGQPLPHSAAAFVPLLLVVALIGQGLAESRILVESGWMLLIAVAWSTKWRQWEHEPLPADPVPLPARVALPAPADGTTRPFDTLDER
- a CDS encoding acyl-ACP--UDP-N- acetylglucosamine O-acyltransferase, whose protein sequence is MNEIHPTALIEGDVTIGADNVIGPHVVITGPVEIGSGNWIGAGVVIGAPPEVRTWPHPTPGAPSVAGGVVIGDRNVIREYAQIHQGWKAKTVIGDEAFIMNQCYIAHDCSLGSGVTMASSVLLAGHVQLDDGVNLGLGTTVHQFRTIGRGSMVGMSSVVTRDLPPYAKAFGSPATVRGANVIGMERSGVDGGLVARISALYDGTETDPSGIADDRIREQITAWMEGGARA
- a CDS encoding glycosyltransferase family 2 protein, with translation MTGSERASPTISVALGTHNGAVFLTEQLESILAQSRPVDEIVISDDASTDGTLELAKRVIAARGAGGPAPALVALSNPTALGVTANFERALRAASGDLVVLCDQDDIWHVDRIAIAVEHFLERPELDLVHADARLVDGDGAPLGSTLFETLYVSDTELAAERDGRAFEVLMRRNVVTGATTMLTARLVARAQPFPDSWVHDEWLAMIAAIGGGVVAVERPLIDYRQHGGNQIGAESLGIAGKLGRLRTPRTARNARLLARAGDLAQRMRTIQPRPSDERLAAVSEKLAHERVRHAYPAARLRRIPPVLREVRTGRYRRFGLGVQDVVRDLVQPV